A part of Streptomyces sp. NBC_01210 genomic DNA contains:
- a CDS encoding TetR/AcrR family transcriptional regulator, whose protein sequence is MTGAAAPRRRGRPARTESDEGPGARERILEAARTEFAERGYDKTTVRGIAKAAGVDPALVHHYFGTKDEVFAAAIEVSFEPALVIPAILGQGTDGIGERLARYFIGVWENPATRGPLLAIVRSALTHEAAAKVLRGFVLRRLLERLAGDLDVPDPKFRAELAASHMIGIAILRYVIKVEPLASADPEEIVAMVAPTLQRYLTEA, encoded by the coding sequence ATGACGGGCGCTGCGGCTCCGCGGCGGCGCGGGCGCCCGGCCCGTACGGAGTCGGACGAGGGCCCCGGCGCCCGGGAGCGGATCCTCGAGGCGGCCCGTACGGAGTTCGCCGAGCGCGGCTACGACAAGACGACCGTCCGCGGTATCGCCAAGGCGGCGGGCGTCGACCCGGCCCTCGTCCACCACTACTTCGGTACGAAGGACGAGGTCTTCGCGGCCGCCATCGAGGTCTCCTTCGAGCCGGCGCTGGTCATCCCGGCGATCCTGGGACAGGGCACCGACGGCATCGGCGAGCGGCTCGCCCGCTACTTCATCGGCGTGTGGGAGAACCCGGCGACCCGGGGCCCGCTGCTGGCGATCGTCCGTTCCGCGCTCACCCACGAGGCGGCGGCCAAGGTGCTGCGCGGCTTTGTGCTGCGGCGGCTGCTCGAACGGCTGGCGGGGGACCTGGACGTACCGGATCCGAAGTTCCGGGCGGAGCTGGCGGCCTCGCACATGATCGGCATCGCGATCCTGCGGTATGTGATCAAGGTGGAGCCGCTGGCCTCCGCGGACCCGGAGGAGATCGTGGCGATGGTGGCCCCGACGCTCCAGCGGTACCTGACCGAAGCGTGA
- the ilvD gene encoding dihydroxy-acid dehydratase translates to MPELRSRTVTHGRNMAGARALMRASGVASSDIGKPIIAVANSFTEFVPGHTHLAPVGRIVSDAILAAGAVPREFNTIAVDDGIAMGHAGMLYSLPSRDLIADSVEYMVEAHCADALICISNCDKITPGMLMAALRLNIPVVFVSGGPMEAGQATLVDGTVRKLDLINAIVDAVNENVSDEDVLRIEENACPTCGSCSGMFTANSMNCLTEAMGLSLPGNGSVLATHTARKALYENAGRTVVEITKRYYEQDDESVLPRNIATRAAFDNAMALDIAMGGSTNTILHLLAAAQEAGLDYDLKDIDAVSRRVPCLAKVAPNVAPGGTYYMEDVHRAGGIPAILGELYRAGMLDEDVHSVHSSGIKDWLETWDVRGGSPSETAVELWHAAPGCVRSATAFSQSERWESLDTDAAGGCIRDAAHAYSKDGGLAVLKGNLAVDGCVVKTAGVDESIWTFEGPAVVCESQEEAVDKILRKEIKEGDVVVIRYEGPKGGPGMQEMLYPTSFLKGRGLGKACALVTDGRFSGGTSGLSIGHASPEAASGGTIALVEDGDRIRIDIPNRSIDLLVSEAELATRREALDGVYAPKSRERKVSAALRAYAAMATSADKGAVRDVSRIG, encoded by the coding sequence ATGCCCGAGCTGAGGTCCCGCACTGTCACCCACGGCCGCAATATGGCAGGCGCCCGCGCCCTTATGCGGGCGTCGGGCGTAGCGAGCTCGGACATCGGTAAGCCGATCATCGCGGTCGCCAACTCCTTCACCGAGTTCGTGCCCGGACACACCCACCTCGCACCGGTCGGCCGGATCGTCTCCGACGCGATCCTGGCGGCGGGCGCGGTGCCGCGCGAGTTCAACACGATCGCGGTCGACGACGGCATCGCGATGGGCCATGCCGGAATGCTGTACTCGCTGCCGTCCCGCGACCTGATCGCCGACTCCGTCGAGTACATGGTCGAGGCGCACTGCGCGGACGCGCTGATCTGCATCTCCAACTGCGACAAGATCACGCCGGGCATGCTGATGGCCGCGCTGCGCCTCAACATCCCGGTGGTCTTCGTCTCCGGCGGCCCGATGGAGGCCGGCCAGGCCACGCTCGTCGACGGCACGGTCCGCAAGCTCGACCTGATCAACGCCATCGTGGACGCGGTCAACGAGAACGTCTCGGACGAGGATGTCCTCCGTATCGAGGAGAACGCCTGCCCGACCTGCGGCTCCTGTTCCGGCATGTTCACCGCCAACTCGATGAACTGCCTGACCGAGGCCATGGGCCTCTCGCTGCCGGGCAACGGCTCGGTACTGGCCACGCACACCGCCCGCAAGGCGCTGTACGAGAACGCGGGCCGCACCGTCGTCGAGATCACCAAGCGCTACTACGAGCAGGACGACGAGTCCGTCCTGCCGCGCAATATCGCCACCCGCGCCGCCTTCGACAACGCCATGGCACTCGACATCGCCATGGGCGGCTCGACCAACACGATCCTGCACCTGCTTGCCGCCGCGCAGGAGGCCGGGCTCGACTACGACCTCAAGGACATCGACGCGGTCTCGCGCCGCGTCCCGTGTCTGGCGAAGGTCGCCCCGAACGTCGCCCCCGGCGGCACGTACTACATGGAGGATGTGCACCGCGCCGGCGGCATCCCCGCCATCCTCGGTGAGCTGTACCGCGCCGGGATGCTCGACGAGGACGTGCACAGCGTCCACTCGTCCGGCATCAAGGACTGGCTGGAAACGTGGGACGTCCGGGGTGGCTCGCCGTCCGAGACGGCCGTCGAGCTGTGGCACGCGGCGCCGGGCTGTGTGCGGTCCGCGACCGCCTTCTCGCAGTCCGAGCGCTGGGAGAGCCTGGACACGGACGCGGCGGGCGGCTGCATCCGCGACGCGGCGCACGCGTACTCCAAGGACGGCGGACTGGCCGTCCTCAAGGGGAATCTGGCGGTCGACGGCTGTGTCGTGAAGACGGCCGGCGTCGACGAGTCGATCTGGACCTTCGAGGGTCCGGCCGTCGTCTGCGAATCGCAGGAAGAGGCGGTCGACAAGATCCTCCGCAAGGAGATCAAGGAGGGCGACGTCGTCGTCATCCGCTACGAGGGCCCCAAGGGCGGCCCCGGTATGCAGGAGATGCTCTACCCGACGTCCTTCCTGAAGGGCCGCGGGCTCGGCAAGGCCTGCGCGCTGGTGACGGACGGCCGCTTCTCCGGCGGCACGTCGGGCCTGTCGATCGGCCACGCCTCGCCGGAGGCGGCCTCGGGCGGGACCATCGCGCTCGTCGAGGACGGCGACCGCATCCGTATCGACATCCCGAACCGTTCGATCGACCTCCTTGTCTCCGAGGCCGAGCTGGCCACCCGCCGCGAGGCGCTGGACGGCGTGTACGCCCCCAAATCGCGTGAGCGCAAGGTGTCGGCGGCGCTGCGGGCGTACGCGGCGATGGCGACGAGCGCGGACAAGGGCGCGGTCCGGGACGTGTCCCGAATCGGCTGA